From Leptidea sinapis chromosome 12, ilLepSina1.1, whole genome shotgun sequence, the proteins below share one genomic window:
- the LOC126967065 gene encoding DNA-binding transcriptional regulator BolA: protein MSLVNFKHDRLISLLVLRKMTSLSGIIAKTIQTKLQSALETKYLEVINESFMHNVPKDAETHFKVVVVSEKFDGLPIIKRHRLVNDILKEELQSGVHALSIIAKTPEQWDKSDKVVESSPNCRGGFGR, encoded by the exons ATGTCTCTAGTAAATTTTAAGCACG ATAGACTAATCAGTTTGTTAGTCTTAAGAAAAATGACGTCCCTAAGCGGTATTATCGCAAAAACAATCCAAACAAAGCTTCAGTCAGCTTTAGAGACCAAATATCTTGAGGTGATAAATGAGTCATTCATGCACAATGTTCCAAAGGATGCTGAAACACATTTCAAAGTTGTTGTAGTATCGGAAAAGTTTGATGGACTACCAATTATCAAG AGGCACCGGCTTGTCAATGATATACTCAAAGAAGAATTACAAAGTGGTGTGCATGCTCTCTCTATTATAGCAAAAACACCAGAACAGTGGGACAAGAGTGATAAAGTTGTAGAGAGCAGTCCGAATTGTAGAGGTGGATTTGGAAGATGA
- the LOC126967051 gene encoding facilitated trehalose transporter Tret1-like, whose amino-acid sequence MDERNPEFIRKMTWLPFLRQFYICSGETILHFCYGLYFGSPTVFIPQIRKEANTTDIISLEMESWLSSSLTSYAGVPWTIILPIMAFYYGRRAPAIFLWILVLISTMILFYSTTITEIIICQLIIGVLPGAIVTVSIMIYTEYTSPKYRGVFLTVKAATFFWGIWFANVIGAFFYWKNIAIVMFVCCALSSTIFFWPESPMWLASKGRFDECALVHRWLNGHDPGSEKELSSLIKLHKAKLSNVNEKKSIKNEFKKYMEAIKMKTFYKPILLSVLTGLLYICSGKLACSAYAITIIKKITTSEEAAYNGMLILDGFTILGMYVGCVLSKYFKRRALLLYTSLFEILFLLILSLYLYLIKLSVITENQYFTIVLLTIFSTAVSCGPIILGPCICGELAPVKYRSLYFSLGAIVMSILIATSIKITPFLFDNLGMHIVFLLSGLSTSVVIILVYKYLPETKDKTVPEIHRLIVENAIELPEESAEEKMYVFKAINDGDARNSYLAIEGDCIEKQDV is encoded by the exons ATGGATGAAAGGAATCCGGAATTCATCAGGAAAATGACGTGGCTTCCATTTTTAAGACaa ttttacaTTTGTTCCGGAGaaacaattttacatttttgctaTGGCCTTTATTTTGGATCCCCGACTGTTTTCATTCCACAAATACGAAAGGAGGCCAATACAACCGACATTATTAGCTTAGAAATGGAATCTTGGTTAt CTTCATCTCTGACATCCTATGCTGGTGTACCATGGACAATAATATTACCAATAATGGCTTTTTATTATGGCAGACGCGCACCTGCGatatttttatggattttagtATTGATTAGTACAATGATACTTTTCTACAGCACAACTATTACCGAAATCATCATTTGCCAATTGATTATTGGTGTTCTTCCAGGAGCAATTGTGACAGTATCAATTATGATATATACGGAATACACATCGCCTAAATACAGGGGAGTGTTTCTAACAGTTAAAGCTGCCACTTTCTTCTGGGGCATTTGGTTTGCAAATGTAATTGGtgcatttttttattggaagaaTATTGCCATCGTTATGTTCGTATGTTGTGCCTTAAGTTCAACTATTTTCTTTTGGCCTGAATCTCCAATGTGGCTTGCTAGTAAAGGAAGATTCGATGAATGTGCTCTTGTCCATCGCTGGCTCAATGGACACGACCCTGGTTCTGAAAAGGAGTTGTCTTCTCTAATAAAACTACATAAAGCCAAACTTTCGAACGTCAATGAAAAGAAAAGCATAAAGAatgaatttaagaaatatatggAAGCGATAAAAATGAAGACTTTTTACAAACCTATTCTATTATCCGTTCTGACAGGGCTTCTTTATATTTGTTCGGGTAAATTAGCATGTTCTGCATatgcaattacaataattaagaaaataacaaCATCCGAAGAAGCTGCATATAACGGAATGTTAATTTTAGATGGATTTACTATTTTGGGGATGTACGTCGGATGTgttctttcaaaatattttaagcgaAGAGCATTACTTCTATACACAAGTCTATtcgagattttatttttattgatattatcaCTGTATTTGTACCTAATAAAATTGTCAGTTATAACTGAAAATCAATACTTTACTATAGTATTGCTAACGATATTTTCAACCGCAGTTAGTTGTGGTCCAATTATATTAGGCCCTTGTATTTGTGGTGAATTAGCACCAGTTAAATACAGAAGCCTTTATTTTTCACTGGGAGCGATTGTTATGTCCATTTTAATTGcaacttcaataaaaattactCCGTTTTTATTCGATAATTTAGGAATGcacattgtttttttgttaagtgGATTATCTACTTCTGTTGTTATTATTTTGGTTTATAAATACTTGCCGGAGACAAAGGATAAAACTGTACCAGAAATACATAGACTGATAGTGGAAAATGCAATTGAACTTCCGGAAGAAAGTGCTGAGGAGAAGATGTATGTTTTTAAGGCAATAAATGACGGGGACGCACGAAACAGCTATTTAGCTATTGAAGGTGACTGTATTGAGAAGCAGGATGTCTAA